The Agarilytica rhodophyticola genome has a window encoding:
- a CDS encoding response regulator transcription factor, producing the protein MTITLVLWVFTTTVTMRVLIIDDDAELAAAMADFLELKGAQCDFAYHGAMGLSLAREVNFDVIVLDLMLPKINGFGVCQQLRAEGCHTPILMLTACDTDTEQLEGFHAGVDDYVVKPCAMPLLWARLQALYRRNNPIKESISVGDLTLYLKEHRACRAGDELKLTPTGWKILAFLAARSPNVVSRVELEDYLWPDGDVDTSNFNVQLHQLRKAVDKPYKKSLIHTLVGVGLVLRDEA; encoded by the coding sequence ATGACGATAACATTAGTTTTATGGGTGTTTACAACAACGGTGACTATGCGCGTATTGATTATTGATGATGATGCTGAATTAGCAGCAGCTATGGCTGATTTTCTAGAGCTTAAAGGGGCTCAGTGTGATTTCGCTTATCATGGTGCAATGGGGTTGAGCCTTGCCAGAGAAGTTAACTTTGACGTGATCGTGCTTGATTTGATGCTCCCTAAGATAAATGGCTTTGGCGTCTGCCAACAGTTACGAGCTGAGGGCTGTCATACTCCTATTCTTATGTTGACCGCTTGTGATACAGATACCGAACAGCTCGAAGGTTTTCATGCGGGTGTTGATGATTATGTCGTAAAACCATGTGCGATGCCTCTATTGTGGGCACGTTTGCAGGCGCTTTATCGGCGCAATAATCCGATTAAAGAAAGTATTTCAGTGGGTGATTTAACACTTTATCTAAAAGAGCATCGTGCCTGTCGTGCTGGCGATGAATTAAAACTTACCCCCACGGGATGGAAAATTCTGGCATTTCTAGCAGCTAGAAGTCCCAATGTAGTGTCCAGGGTTGAACTTGAGGATTATCTTTGGCCTGACGGTGATGTGGATACCAGTAATTTCAATGTTCAACTGCATCAATTGCGTAAAGCCGTCGACAAACCTTATAAAAAGTCGTTAATTCACACTCTAGTTGGTGTCGGTTTGGTATTGAGAGATGAAGCCTAA